The stretch of DNA GCAATCACACAGGCATCGATTTTATGAGCAAGCAATGGGATCAGGGCATCTGCGTCCTCAACTGCCTGCAGAAGTTCATTTCCAGAAATGTATCCGGTTCCCCGGTAGACAGCGAATTCGAACCCAGCCTGCTCCAGGATTCGATATGCTGTTTCTGGAAGATCCGCGGCAATGAAAACTTTCTGCTTCATGTTGACAGGATAACACTACCGGATAGCAACGGAAAATTTAAATTTTAGTAGCTATCAGTGCCGCCCAATCGCCTCTTTTAAATTCCTTCAGATTGAAAAAGGGGAATTCACCCCTGAATCTTGGCACCTGATCCACTGTAATCCCGGAAAAAAAGACAGTTGTTCCTCTGGTCACGGCCTGACGGAAATGTTCCTTTAATCTGATCAGTTCTTCAGTGATGATGTTCGCAAAAATAAAGTCGAATTGTACACCTGCAAATTCGGAAAAAAGCCTGGAGCTGGCTTCAATTTTTCCACTCAATCCGTTTAACTCCAGATTTTCCTCGGTATTGGCCACTGCCAGAGGATCAATGTCCAGGCAGACCACTCTGGACGCTCCTTTTAACAGAGAGGCTATCCCCAGGATGCCTGTTCCGCAGCCTACATCGAGCACCTTTTTCTCTCTGAAATCAAACTCTGAAATCAGTTCGAGAACCAGG from Candidatus Wallbacteria bacterium encodes:
- a CDS encoding 50S ribosomal protein L11 methyltransferase; protein product: MIPPLKFLKFTIELPEKSEELAIAALWECGLENSMVEYCQGKVKVSVFLPAGYEPADLSSSISAQLPGVSFSLRTDFIEDSWSAKLHGDFQALEIGEFLILPEHLEPSTSKLKLIRIRPAQAFGTGHHETTALVLELISEFDFREKKVLDVGCGTGILGIASLLKGASRVVCLDIDPLAVANTEENLELNGLSGKIEASSRLFSEFAGVQFDFIFANIITEELIRLKEHFRQAVTRGTTVFFSGITVDQVPRFRGEFPFFNLKEFKRGDWAALIATKI